The DNA window GTGAAAACGCTGGAAACGCTGCGGATCGGCGGCAAACCAGTCGCGCATGTGCTGGTGGCGAATGCTCTGATAATGCTGTTGCAGCTGTTGCCACAGCGGCGATTGAGTCAGGCTGGCAGTAATGGCCATGAAGATTTCCTTAAATAAACCGACGCAACAAGGGCGCTTCAGGGCGCGAGTATACGGAAGCCGGATCAGCCATTAAAGGCAGGACTGTGTTTCCGTTGAGCGGAACGGCGGGCATAAAAAAACGCCGCACAGCAGAGCCGGGCGGCGTTTTAACAATTCAGTACGAATCAGGCAACCTGTACCGGAATATCGAAGCTGGTATGGCTGACGCTGTTATCGGCGTTCAGGTAGACCATTTTCGGGCGGAAAGTCGCCAGTTCTTTTTCGTCATAGTTGGCGTAGGCGCAGATAATCACCCGGTCACCGACATCGGCCATATGCGCCGCTGCACCGTTGACGGAGATGATACCGGAGCCGTCTTCACCACGGATGATGTAAGTGGTAAAGCGTTTGCCGTTATTAATGTTGTAGATCTGGATCTGTTCAAACTCACGCATTCCCGCGAGATCCAGCAACTTGCCGTCAATGGCGCAAGAGCCTTCATAATTCAGCACCGAGTGGGTAACCCGGGCCTGATGAAGCTTGGCTTTGAGCATGATGGACTGCATGGTAAACCCTTTCTTAACTAATCGGACGAAACAACGTCAGGGATCGGATCCCCCGGTCGCCGTGAGCTTAAAACCCGCGCCGGAATTGGTCACTTATTGCCCACCGGACCATAAGGCGGCGAAGTATGCCTTAATCACTTGCCCGATTCAACGTCACCTGAAGATTATCAATCAGGCGCGCCGGGCCCAGTACCGCAGCCCCCAGAATCACCAGTTCGCGGTCGGCGGCGGTGGCGGGTTGCAGATCCGCCTGGCGGCGCACTTCCAGATAATCAGTGACAAAACCACGACCATTCAGGCGCTCGGTGGCGCTGTTCAGCACACTGGCAATGGTCTCACCGGTCTGCAGCGCGGCGGCGATTTCCTGCAGCGTCTGATACAGGCCAATGGCCAGGGCGCGTTCCTGCTCGCTCAGGTAGCCATTGCGTGAACTCAGGGCCAGGCCATCGGCGGCGCGGGCGGTGGGGACCGGTACAATCTCAATGGGCATATTCAGGTCGGCCACCATCTTGCGGATCACGGCCACCTGCTGGAAATCTTTTTCGCCAAAGTAGGCGTTGTCGGGCTGTACCATATTGAACAGCTTGGTGACCACGGTGGACACGCCATCGAAGTGGCCGGGCCGGCTGGCACCGCACAGACCATCCGATACCACCGGCACCTGCACAATGCTCTGGCCCTGCTGGCCGTTGGGGTACATTTCGTCCACATCCGGCGCGAACAATACATCGCAGCCGGCGGCGCTCAGCCGGGCCTGATCATCCGGCAGGGTGCGCGGATAACGGGCCAGGTCGTTTTTATCGTTGAACTGCAGCGGGTTCACAAAAATGCTGGCCACGGTAAAACACTGGTCGCCACGGGCGCGGTCGATCAGGCTGATATGGCCGTCGTGCAGGTTGCCCATGGTCGGCACAAAGCCAATACGGCGGCCGCTGGTGCGGGCGTTACGGACGTGCTCACGCAGTTCGCGGATGGTATGAACAGTAATCATGCGGAAAACCCATGTTCGGCGGCCGGGAACTGGCCGGATTTCACCTCGGCAACGTAGGCGGCAAAGGCTTGCTGAATGTTGCGGCCGTCGGTAAGAAAATTTTTCACAAACTTGGCCGGGCGGGGATTCAGGCCCAGCATATCGTGCATCACCAATACCTGGGCGTCGGTACCGGCGCCGGCGCCAATGCCGACTACCGGCACGCTGACCGCGGCGGTGATGCGGTTGGCCAGTTCATTCGGTACGCATTCGAGCAGAATCATATCCGCACCGGCGTTGGCCAGGGCGATGGCGTGTTCCACCATGGCATCGGCTTTATCCTGTTCGCGGCCCTGCACCCGGTAGCCGCCGAATTTATTCACTGACTGCGGGGTTAAGCCCAGATGCGCACACACCGGCACGCCCTGCCGGGACAGCGATTCGATCAGCGGAATCAGCCAGGAGTCGCCTTCCAGTTTCAGAATATGGGCACCGGCCTGCATCACCAGCCGCGCACTCTCCAGACCCTGTTCAACCGTGCCGTGGCTCATAAAGGGCAGGTCGGTCATGATCAGCGCCGGGCGCTGGGCGCGGCGGTTGCCACGGGCGACGTTGGCGGTGTGGTAGGCCATGTCAGCCACGGTCACCGGCAAGGTGCTGTCGTGGCCCTGAATCATATTGCCCAGGGAGTCGCCGACCAGCAGCACTTCCACGCCGGCATCGGCAGCCTGTTGCGCAAAGGTGGCATCGTAGGCGGTCAGCATGGAAAATTTTTCCTGCTGCTTCATGGCCTGTAACGAACGGATACTGATGGCGCTCATAACGGTTCTCCGGTTGGCGGTCGTCTGCAGCGTACGGGGCGTCAGACGGTCAGATATTGGGGCGTATGGTGCGGATTGGCGCTGATAAGTCAACCTTCCGGCCGCGACAGCGGGGCAATGCGGACCAGCTCACCACCGAACGTCGGGGTCAGACTGGCCAGCGCCGTGCCATCGGGCAGCTGTAAATCCGGGTTGAGTTCGCGCAGCGGCTCGACCACAAAACTGCGGTTGTTCAGTTCGTGATGGGGAATGTTGAGGCGTTCGCTGCGCATTGTGGTGTTGCCGTACAGCAGCAGGTCAAGGTCGATACAACGCTCGCCCCAGTGGCGGCGTTTGATCCTTCCTTGCTGTTGTTCCTGCGCCTGCAGGGCATCCAGCAGCGCCAGTGGTTCAAGCTGGGTGTCCAGTTCAGCCACGGCGTTCAGATAATCGGGCTGATCCTGCGGCCCCAGTGGCTTGCTGCCATACAGGGATGAGACGCGCAGCAACCGGCAGTGCGGCAGCCGCGCTAAGGCCTGCAAGGCCGTACGGATTTGTGCCGCCGGATCGTCCAGATTGGCGCCGAGGCCGATATAGCAACGGGTTGTTTCAGCCATGCCGGGCTCAGAGGTCGGCAGGCCGGCGGTTGCGGTTACGCGGAGCGCGCCGGCGGCGTTTGCGTGGTGCATCGTTGTAGTCGTCGCTGGCCGGTTGTTCGTCGTCCCCGGCACGGGCCGGGCGACTGCCTACCAAGCCTGGATGCTGTTCCTGTAAGTCTGTCCAGAATTTGCCGATGCCGCTCAGGTTTTCGCCGGATTGCTCACGCAGCAGCACGAAATCGTAGGCGGCGCGGAAACGCGGATGGGTCAGCAGTTCCACACAGCGGCGGCTCTGGGTTTTTGCCAGCCGCGGCTGCAGTTCCCATATTTCGCGCATCGGAATGGAGAAACGCTTGGGAATGGCGGTGGCCTGAATCTGTTGCGACAGCACGCGGTCGGCGGCTTTCTGCAGCGCCGGATGCGGCGGCAGGCCGCGCTGTTCAAATTCGCGCTGGGTACGCACCAGCGCCGGCCACAGCAATGAGGCCATAAAGAAGTAAGGGGTTACCGATTTACCGGCGCGGATGCGCTCATCGGTGTTACGCATGGTGTTTTCGGCCATGGTCAGCGCCTGCGGATCATCGCGCATGCATTGCTCGGCCAACGGAAACAGGTGGCCGAATAACTGGTATTCGCGCAGCAGGCGCAGGGTGTCCAGCGCCTGGCCGTGCAGGAACAGCTTTAACACTTCTTCAAACAGGCGCGCCGGCGGAATCTGCTGCAGCAGCGGTGCCAGTACCGGAATGGGCTCGGCGGTGCGGGCTTCAATGCTGAAACCCAGCTTGGCGGCAAAGCGGATGGCGCGCAGCATACGCACCGGGTCTTCGCGGTAACGGGTTTCCGGGTCACCAATCAGGCGCAGGCGGCGGTTCTGTAAATCATCCCAGCCACCGGCATAAGCGTGCACGCTGTAATCAGCAATGTTGTAGTACAGGGCGTTAACGGTGAAGTCACGCCGGATGGCGTCTTCGTCTTTATTACCGTAGACGTTGTCGCGCAGGATCATGCCCTGATCGCCTTTGGCGGCCACCTTGGTGGAATGTTCGTCGGTCGGTGGCGCCCGGAAGGTGGCCACTTCAATCACGTCGCGGCCAAACACCACATGCACCAGCTTGAAACGGCGGCCGATTAAGCGGGAGTTACGGAACAGCTGATTCACCTGTTCCGGCGTGGCGTCGGTGGCCACATCGAAATCTTTCGGGTTCAGGCCCAGCAGGGTGTCACGGACACCGCCACCGACCAGCAGCGCCTGATAGCCGGCCTTATTCAGGCGGTACAGCACCTTCAGGGCGTTTTCACTGAGGTTGCTGCGGCTGATGCTGTGCTCATCACGGGGCACGATGGTAAGCAGGGCCTTGGCGGCTTTTTTCTTTTTGCCGAACAGGCTGAATACAGATTTGATCAAATTGGCTGGCCGTTTCACGGAAATAGAGTTCATGGGTTGAACAAACAAGCAGCGGAGTGTAACGGTTCAATGCCGACAAATAAACGCCCGGCATTAAGACCAGGCTCAGGGTTTATTCCCGGCCATAAAAACAAAAAGCCGCAGATGCGGCTTTTATGCAGTGGATCCCTGTTGTTCTTGCGTCATTCCCGTTGCGTTCATTCCCCTGCGGAACCGGCTCTGATGAGTAAACAGGCTGCTGCCTTTATTGTTGTTATTTTCACAGCGCAAGCTGTGCACTCATTACAGCTGATTCCTGGCCGCCCCTTTTATTATTGTTGTGGTCGGGTCGGTAACACTGGCTGGTATTTATTTTTATTGTTCAGCCATTGGGCAGTGAACGTTTTTTATTTTTATTGTTCGTCGCTGCCTTGTGTCTGTAATAAAGCAGATGCCGTGCCAGTTTTTATAAAGCCTTTAAAATCAACGGGTTGTGTTTTTATTGGGAGGGTTGTTACCGGGAGTTAAGACTAAAGTGTTACCGAACTGCCCGTTACCGGTAACATTTTTCGTGACACAAGGTAACAGTGTGTAACGGGGTGGGCGTATTGCGCCGGTGATGTCACCGCACAAGCGGCGTTACCAGTGCAACCAGTCACCATCCAGATGGGTCTGCACACCAAAGACAGCGGCTACCTGTGCTGCCGTCAGCACCTCTCGCGGCTTGCCGTCAGCGACCAGCCGTCCGCAGCACAGTAGTAACACCCGGTCGGCGTGGCGGCGGGCCAGATTCAGATCGTGGGCAACCATCAGCACGGCCTTGCCGGCGCCGGCGGTGGCGCGCAGTTGTTGCAGGCACTGTTGCTGGTGGCGCAGGTCCAGGGCTGACAGTGGTTCATCCAGCAGCCATAAGCGGCTGGGTGGCGCCTGCATCTGTAACCAGCTGCGCGCCAGCTGGCAACGTTGCTGCTCGCCACCGGACAATAAGCGCACATCGCGGTCGGCCAGCCAGTGAATATCCCAGCGCTCCAGTGCCTCCTGTACCTGCCGGCGCAGCGTCACCACGGAATGACTGTGTGGCAGGGCGCCCAGCTGCACCACTTCGCGCACACTGAGCGGAAAATTCAGCGGGCTCAGCTGTGGCAGATACGCCAGCGCCTGCGCCCAGTCCTGATGGCGCCACTCAGCAGTTGCCTGGCCTTGTAGGTGAATACTGCCGCGGCTGGGTGGCTGTACACCGGCCAGCCGCTGCAATAGCGTGGACTTGCCGGCACCGTTGGGGCCGACCAGCATGACCAGCTCACCGGTCTGAATATCCAGATTGATATCATCGACGATGGCGGCGCCGCCGCGTTCGACGGTTAAGTGACGGGTTTGCAGTAAGCTCATTGCCAACGCCTCTTTTCCCGTACCAGCAGGGCGATAAACACCGGCGCGCCTAACAGGGTGGTGACAATACCAATGGGAATTTCGGCCGGGGCAATCAGACTGCGTGCCAGGGTATCGGCGGCCAGCAGCAAGCAGCCACCCAGCACCACCGCCAGCGGTAACACCCGCCGGTGGGCAGCGCCGGTAAGCAGCCGTGCCAGGTGTGGGCTGATCAGGCCGATAAAACCGATGATGCCGCAGGCGGCGACGGTCACCGCCACCAATAATGCTACGGAGACCACCACCTGCCATTGCAGGCGTGGCACATCAATGCCCAGTGAGCGGGCTTCGACTTCGCCCAGTAACAAGGCATCCAGCTGGCGCAGACGACGCGGCCAGAACCACAGCGCCAGCAGCAGGACGACGGTTAATAAGCCAACCCACAGCCAGCTGGCTCCGGCCAGGCTGCCGAGTGACCAGAAGGTGATCTGGCGCAGGGCGTTATCGGTGGCCAGATAGGACAACAAACCAATAATGGCGCCGGCCAGCACGCTGACGGCAATACCGGCCAGAATCAGAAAACTCATGGCGTGCAGGGAATTGCCCTGCTGGCCTAACCGCAACACGATCAGTAGCGCCAGCATGGCGCCCATAAACGCGGCGAGCGGCTGGAGCCACAGCGGCAGTAATAAACCCGTGCCGCCCAGCCACAGCACCAGCGCCGCCCCCACGGCGGCACCGCCGGATACACCGATTAACCCGGGGTCGGCCAGCGGGTTGCGCACCATGCCCTGAATCAGCACGCCGGCCCAGGCCAGCAGGGCTCCCACCAGAAAGGCCAGCAGCGCCCGCGGCAGGCGCAGTTGCCACAATACGGTCTGGCCCATGTCGCTGTGCAGCAGCCAGCCGGGGTTCTGACTGCCACTGAACAGCGCCAGCGCCAGCAGCGGCGGCGGTAGCAGCACAGAAAGCAGCAGGATATGCTGGCGGCCAAACAGAAAGGGCGTTTTCAAACACAGATACCGGGGGCAACGAGGAATGCGGGCATTGTGCCACAGTGACCTGATAGCGGAAGGGCAAAGCAAAGGTTTTGAGCGGGATGGCGTGCGCTTATTTGCGGTGCGCAAACAGGGCAAGCTGTACGCTTACCGCAATGAGTGCCCGCACCTGGGTATTAATCTGGAGTGGCTGGACGATCAGTTTCTGGATGCCGACGGCTGTTTAATTCAGTGCGCCATGCACGGCGCACTGTTTTTAATTGAGGATGGCCAGTGTATTTCCGGCCCCTGTCAGGGGCAGGCGTTGCAGGCCGTGCCTTGTGAAGAACGCGATGGTAAGGTGTGGGTGGCGCTGTAGTGGTCACACATCGACAGCGCAGCACACCATCTGAACATTACTGCTGCAATTCCTGCACTTTTTCTTTCACGACCGCTTTGCCATCCTGCAGTGCGTCTTTACCTTGCTCCAGTAATAGCGGGGCTTTTTCCTGCACGGTGTCTTTGCCCTGCTGCAGCAGTTTGCTGCCGCTGGCTTTGGCGTTATCGACCATGGCTTTGGAAGCAAAAGGATTGCTGAACAGGTCGTTGCCCTGACCGAGGTTCATGCCCAGCCAACCGCCCAGACCAAAACCCAGCACAAACACCAGTAACAGTAATTTCATAACAACTCCTCAGGGATTATTCGATAACAACGGGCAGCGGCTGCGACAGCGTCATGCCGGCTTGCTGGTCAGCATGAGCAAAATCGACCCCGAACGCCAGCACCTCAACACCAGCCGCCGCCGCTTGCGCCAGCGCCCGGGCATAGGCCGGGTCGATATCGGCGGCGGCCTGTACGCGGTTGATGCCTTCATGGGGTACGCAGAATAACAACAGTGCCCGCTCACCACCGGCGACGGTGGCTATTAACCGTTGCAAATGCTTCAGCCCGCGCGCGGTGACGGCGTCGGGAAAGCGCCCCAGGCCGGGCTGAACCGCGCTCAGGTCGTTCAGCAGAGTAACGGATTTTACTTCCACCCAGATATCCGGCTGATCAGCGTGGCTGTGCAGCCGGAAATCCAGCCGGCCATCCTCTACTTTG is part of the Venatoribacter cucullus genome and encodes:
- the panD gene encoding aspartate 1-decarboxylase, giving the protein MQSIMLKAKLHQARVTHSVLNYEGSCAIDGKLLDLAGMREFEQIQIYNINNGKRFTTYIIRGEDGSGIISVNGAAAHMADVGDRVIICAYANYDEKELATFRPKMVYLNADNSVSHTSFDIPVQVA
- the panC gene encoding pantoate--beta-alanine ligase, which codes for MITVHTIRELREHVRNARTSGRRIGFVPTMGNLHDGHISLIDRARGDQCFTVASIFVNPLQFNDKNDLARYPRTLPDDQARLSAAGCDVLFAPDVDEMYPNGQQGQSIVQVPVVSDGLCGASRPGHFDGVSTVVTKLFNMVQPDNAYFGEKDFQQVAVIRKMVADLNMPIEIVPVPTARAADGLALSSRNGYLSEQERALAIGLYQTLQEIAAALQTGETIASVLNSATERLNGRGFVTDYLEVRRQADLQPATAADRELVILGAAVLGPARLIDNLQVTLNRASD
- the panB gene encoding 3-methyl-2-oxobutanoate hydroxymethyltransferase codes for the protein MSAISIRSLQAMKQQEKFSMLTAYDATFAQQAADAGVEVLLVGDSLGNMIQGHDSTLPVTVADMAYHTANVARGNRRAQRPALIMTDLPFMSHGTVEQGLESARLVMQAGAHILKLEGDSWLIPLIESLSRQGVPVCAHLGLTPQSVNKFGGYRVQGREQDKADAMVEHAIALANAGADMILLECVPNELANRITAAVSVPVVGIGAGAGTDAQVLVMHDMLGLNPRPAKFVKNFLTDGRNIQQAFAAYVAEVKSGQFPAAEHGFSA
- the folK gene encoding 2-amino-4-hydroxy-6-hydroxymethyldihydropteridine diphosphokinase, producing the protein MAETTRCYIGLGANLDDPAAQIRTALQALARLPHCRLLRVSSLYGSKPLGPQDQPDYLNAVAELDTQLEPLALLDALQAQEQQQGRIKRRHWGERCIDLDLLLYGNTTMRSERLNIPHHELNNRSFVVEPLRELNPDLQLPDGTALASLTPTFGGELVRIAPLSRPEG
- the pcnB gene encoding polynucleotide adenylyltransferase PcnB; translation: MIKSVFSLFGKKKKAAKALLTIVPRDEHSISRSNLSENALKVLYRLNKAGYQALLVGGGVRDTLLGLNPKDFDVATDATPEQVNQLFRNSRLIGRRFKLVHVVFGRDVIEVATFRAPPTDEHSTKVAAKGDQGMILRDNVYGNKDEDAIRRDFTVNALYYNIADYSVHAYAGGWDDLQNRRLRLIGDPETRYREDPVRMLRAIRFAAKLGFSIEARTAEPIPVLAPLLQQIPPARLFEEVLKLFLHGQALDTLRLLREYQLFGHLFPLAEQCMRDDPQALTMAENTMRNTDERIRAGKSVTPYFFMASLLWPALVRTQREFEQRGLPPHPALQKAADRVLSQQIQATAIPKRFSIPMREIWELQPRLAKTQSRRCVELLTHPRFRAAYDFVLLREQSGENLSGIGKFWTDLQEQHPGLVGSRPARAGDDEQPASDDYNDAPRKRRRRAPRNRNRRPADL
- a CDS encoding heme ABC transporter ATP-binding protein — protein: MSLLQTRHLTVERGGAAIVDDINLDIQTGELVMLVGPNGAGKSTLLQRLAGVQPPSRGSIHLQGQATAEWRHQDWAQALAYLPQLSPLNFPLSVREVVQLGALPHSHSVVTLRRQVQEALERWDIHWLADRDVRLLSGGEQQRCQLARSWLQMQAPPSRLWLLDEPLSALDLRHQQQCLQQLRATAGAGKAVLMVAHDLNLARRHADRVLLLCCGRLVADGKPREVLTAAQVAAVFGVQTHLDGDWLHW
- a CDS encoding FecCD family ABC transporter permease → MKTPFLFGRQHILLLSVLLPPPLLALALFSGSQNPGWLLHSDMGQTVLWQLRLPRALLAFLVGALLAWAGVLIQGMVRNPLADPGLIGVSGGAAVGAALVLWLGGTGLLLPLWLQPLAAFMGAMLALLIVLRLGQQGNSLHAMSFLILAGIAVSVLAGAIIGLLSYLATDNALRQITFWSLGSLAGASWLWVGLLTVVLLLALWFWPRRLRQLDALLLGEVEARSLGIDVPRLQWQVVVSVALLVAVTVAACGIIGFIGLISPHLARLLTGAAHRRVLPLAVVLGGCLLLAADTLARSLIAPAEIPIGIVTTLLGAPVFIALLVREKRRWQ
- a CDS encoding Rieske (2Fe-2S) protein, which produces MRALCHSDLIAEGQSKGFERDGVRLFAVRKQGKLYAYRNECPHLGINLEWLDDQFLDADGCLIQCAMHGALFLIEDGQCISGPCQGQALQAVPCEERDGKVWVAL
- the sfsA gene encoding DNA/RNA nuclease SfsA; amino-acid sequence: MIYDSPLVSGRLLQRYKRFLADVRLDDGREVTAHCANTGSMLHCAEPGSRVWLRDSADPKRKLRYSWEWVEVAGRWRACINTARPNQLVQEALQQGLAGHGPLASLTLGYQLQREPKVEDGRLDFRLHSHADQPDIWVEVKSVTLLNDLSAVQPGLGRFPDAVTARGLKHLQRLIATVAGGERALLLFCVPHEGINRVQAAADIDPAYARALAQAAAAGVEVLAFGVDFAHADQQAGMTLSQPLPVVIE